From Paenibacillus sp. V4I7, one genomic window encodes:
- a CDS encoding response regulator, with translation MFSILIVDDEPMIRAGLQTLIDWEQYGFKIVGAAMNGKEAMSKYAELAPDLIIIDIRMPVMDGLQVIEEIRKTDSLCRFLILSGYADFEYAKRAIVGQVDGYILKPVDEEEMIIELTRIRFHLQKQAEMVRLTSVQDTKRREDWIQALLVENDEKQEILPPDIASRMGPNLDRYQVLLLQLPSLQVTDSHGQQLVKGKLAQLFEEKGRGFVFTANSYVGVLLVDPVTDERKRKIIYEDIKSILNDTLFFAAIGSIVKQITNVSASYSEAADLLKEHFLFNNELIVRQSEEEPREKLDSLDIASLAEKMYYAMDMGNKESLEQCLKRASYVILAYERSEHGIKTHYAQLISIVLNKLAGLSDKTYTVVQNSMPMITDIFEQPNFETMQQRISSQLHELTTQISGSSNEPVLKQILDFIERHYNENLKLDTLAELFNYTSGYLGKIFKNYTGSHFHTYLDQIRIQKAIELLGEGLKVHQVALRVGYPNADYFHSKFKKYVGESPSSFKGKSLKS, from the coding sequence ATGTTTTCTATATTAATTGTAGATGATGAACCAATGATTCGCGCCGGCCTGCAAACTTTAATTGATTGGGAGCAGTATGGTTTCAAAATTGTAGGCGCTGCTATGAATGGTAAAGAAGCGATGAGCAAGTACGCTGAATTGGCGCCAGACTTAATCATTATCGACATTCGCATGCCCGTGATGGATGGTCTGCAGGTTATTGAAGAAATTCGTAAAACGGATTCCTTGTGCCGATTTCTCATTTTGAGCGGTTACGCAGATTTCGAATATGCAAAGAGGGCGATCGTGGGGCAAGTGGATGGCTATATCCTCAAACCTGTGGACGAAGAAGAAATGATTATAGAGTTGACTCGCATCCGTTTCCATTTACAGAAACAAGCAGAAATGGTTCGGCTTACATCTGTGCAAGATACGAAACGAAGAGAAGATTGGATACAAGCCTTATTGGTAGAAAATGATGAAAAGCAAGAGATCCTGCCTCCGGACATAGCTTCTCGTATGGGGCCAAATTTAGACCGTTATCAAGTGCTGCTGCTTCAATTACCAAGCCTGCAAGTGACGGATTCGCATGGCCAACAGCTGGTAAAGGGAAAGCTGGCCCAACTCTTTGAGGAGAAAGGACGGGGATTTGTATTCACAGCAAATTCCTACGTTGGGGTCTTACTTGTAGATCCAGTCACGGATGAACGAAAACGGAAAATAATCTATGAAGACATCAAATCCATCCTGAACGATACACTCTTTTTTGCCGCCATTGGATCTATTGTTAAGCAGATTACAAATGTTAGCGCTTCCTATTCAGAAGCTGCCGATTTGTTGAAGGAGCATTTTCTTTTTAACAACGAACTTATTGTTAGGCAGTCTGAAGAAGAACCGCGTGAAAAGCTTGATTCGCTGGATATTGCCTCACTTGCTGAGAAGATGTACTATGCCATGGATATGGGAAATAAAGAAAGCTTGGAGCAGTGTCTTAAGCGGGCAAGCTATGTAATTCTCGCCTATGAACGCAGCGAACATGGGATCAAAACCCACTACGCTCAGCTTATTTCTATTGTACTGAATAAATTAGCTGGACTTAGCGATAAGACGTATACGGTCGTGCAAAATTCGATGCCGATGATCACTGACATTTTTGAACAGCCGAACTTTGAAACCATGCAACAGCGGATCAGCAGTCAATTGCACGAATTAACAACTCAAATCAGCGGCTCCAGCAATGAACCGGTGCTCAAACAGATCCTCGATTTCATCGAACGGCATTATAATGAGAATCTGAAGCTGGATACTTTGGCCGAGTTATTTAACTATACAAGCGGGTATTTGGGCAAAATTTTCAAAAATTACACAGGATCGCACTTTCATACCTACCTTGACCAAATTCGCATTCAAAAAGCGATCGAGCTGCTGGGAGAAGGCCTCAAAGTTCATCAAGTCGCACTCCGTGTCGGATACCCAAATGCGGACTATTTTCACAGCAAGTTTAAAAAGTATGTAGGGGAATCACCCTCCTCTTTTAAAGGAAAGTCGCTAAAAAGCTGA
- a CDS encoding ABC transporter substrate-binding protein has translation MKKKTATMTAVLLITAIVTATGCTKDAAQPSATPNSTNATSSNDTTPITFSMYSADPNQDWDDMQSGVGKKIKEKTGVTLKIEFPVGPSDQKVGLMASSGEYPDLVMAKGDTQKLIDAGAMLDLTPLIDKYGPNIKKVYGDYFKRLRLSNEDHAIYQLPTAQVNQKYFDSEGGFELQHQVLKELGYPKIKTLQDYENAIKAYKEKHPTIDGKPTIGLSLLADDWRILISVTNPAFYTTGAPDDGEFYIDQNTYESKYHFLRPEEKEYFRWLNHMNSIGLLDPESFVQKYDQYKAKIASGRVLGLIDQKWEYGEGENVLKKDGKFDQTYAHFPVTMNENIKDHAFQDTGYLAGNGIGITTKAKDPVRAIKFLDWLASDEGQVLVNWGIEGVDYKVENGKRVITPEAQDKKTSNPSAYKKENGIANYWLSARYGDGVKDPSGNYYNPVFPEQIQKNYTQADKDTLKAYNATTYLDLWPKPEEFPVRKYGAAWTINHPTGSDLQVTFQKSEDIMKKRIPEAILAKPENFDKVWDAFMADLDKVGVKKMGEQFTQMVKDRVKLWNE, from the coding sequence ATGAAAAAGAAGACGGCAACAATGACGGCAGTCTTGCTTATTACAGCAATTGTTACAGCAACGGGCTGCACCAAAGACGCTGCACAACCATCGGCAACGCCAAACAGTACAAATGCAACAAGTTCTAACGATACAACGCCAATCACTTTCTCGATGTATAGCGCAGATCCGAACCAAGACTGGGACGATATGCAATCCGGAGTCGGCAAGAAAATTAAAGAAAAAACAGGTGTTACGCTTAAAATAGAATTCCCGGTCGGCCCATCCGATCAAAAAGTAGGGCTCATGGCCTCCAGCGGCGAGTACCCCGATCTAGTTATGGCGAAAGGCGATACACAAAAGCTGATTGATGCCGGTGCCATGCTGGATCTTACGCCACTCATCGATAAGTATGGTCCTAATATCAAAAAAGTATATGGCGATTATTTTAAAAGACTTCGTCTGAGTAATGAAGATCATGCTATTTATCAGCTTCCAACCGCACAGGTGAACCAAAAGTATTTTGATTCGGAAGGCGGCTTTGAACTTCAACATCAGGTTCTCAAGGAACTTGGCTATCCGAAAATCAAGACCTTGCAAGATTATGAGAACGCTATTAAAGCATACAAAGAGAAACACCCAACCATTGATGGGAAACCAACAATTGGACTTTCGCTGCTCGCAGACGACTGGCGTATCCTTATATCTGTGACGAATCCGGCTTTCTACACCACAGGAGCACCGGATGACGGAGAATTCTATATCGATCAGAATACGTATGAAAGCAAGTATCATTTCCTGCGTCCGGAAGAAAAAGAGTATTTCAGATGGCTCAATCATATGAATAGTATCGGACTACTTGATCCGGAAAGCTTTGTGCAAAAATACGATCAATATAAAGCCAAAATTGCCAGCGGTCGAGTGCTTGGTTTGATAGACCAAAAATGGGAGTATGGCGAAGGTGAAAACGTCTTGAAGAAAGATGGCAAATTTGATCAAACCTATGCTCATTTCCCGGTAACAATGAATGAGAATATCAAAGATCACGCCTTTCAAGATACAGGTTATTTAGCTGGTAATGGAATCGGTATAACAACAAAAGCCAAGGATCCCGTTCGTGCGATCAAGTTCTTGGATTGGCTTGCTTCAGATGAAGGCCAAGTATTGGTAAACTGGGGAATTGAAGGCGTCGATTATAAGGTGGAAAATGGAAAACGTGTCATTACACCTGAGGCGCAGGACAAGAAGACAAGCAATCCGAGCGCCTATAAGAAAGAAAATGGTATAGCAAACTACTGGTTGTCCGCGCGCTATGGAGATGGTGTTAAAGATCCGTCCGGAAACTATTATAATCCTGTTTTCCCTGAACAAATCCAAAAAAACTATACACAAGCAGACAAAGATACTTTAAAAGCTTACAATGCTACAACGTATTTGGATCTGTGGCCGAAGCCGGAAGAGTTTCCAGTTAGAAAATACGGCGCAGCCTGGACAATTAATCATCCAACAGGCTCCGATCTGCAAGTAACCTTTCAAAAATCCGAAGATATTATGAAAAAACGGATTCCAGAAGCGATTCTGGCGAAGCCTGAAAACTTTGATAAAGTGTGGGATGCTTTCATGGCAGACCTGGATAAAGTCGGCGTGAAGAAAATGGGTGAACAGTTTACCCAGATGGTTAAAGATAGAGTGAAGCTCTGGAACGAATAG
- a CDS encoding sensor histidine kinase encodes MLQTLIKKTNNIRIKNKIILAFILVGIIPVLIVSVYLTREFRQTVLNDAIGQTSNNVEKISNRASDILRVPIEISNKLVINQRLERIVNTEYHSVYDVVSAYKDFSDFDDFTKLYKEVTNIRFYTTNPTTLNNWNFIQPTDTIIQSFWYQEAMNKKMDRNSWYAIEDETKNNVTYLSLVRKIYFPNYRSSGVLVVNVNPGELQSIVSKELFDTMIFDSRGSIVAAKNTDWVGKNVSELDFAKDFLNKPEGTYQTRFNGQDSKMLIQDLIPALSDSGLRIVSVFTVASIVGKANQISYMGLSITLISLVIVFVLIFFLSKMLTSRMLHLNRQINKVALGDLNATSEIDGQDEIGMLSRQFNNMVRSINELMDEVHHSNRVNNQLELRQKEIKLKMMASQINPHFLFNALESIRMKAHLKGETEISGIVRTLGKLMRKKLEIMGSLIPLKDELEMVRGYLDIQKFRFGDRLNYEIHMAPEASMIKITPLIIQPIVENAVVHGLESIENNGVVRIYASVREAHLQIEVTDNGMGMSSQRLLEIEQTMQDTEDKEEHRIGMRNVHQRLNLMYGEAYGLSINTNEGKGTRITFSIPIKE; translated from the coding sequence GTGCTCCAAACCTTGATAAAAAAGACGAACAATATTCGCATTAAAAATAAAATCATTCTGGCGTTTATTTTGGTTGGTATCATTCCGGTGCTGATTGTTAGTGTGTATTTAACCCGAGAGTTCAGACAAACGGTTCTGAATGATGCTATCGGCCAAACGTCTAACAACGTTGAGAAAATCAGCAACCGGGCTTCGGATATTCTCAGGGTACCGATTGAGATTTCCAATAAATTGGTCATCAATCAACGATTGGAACGTATTGTGAATACGGAATATCACTCTGTTTATGATGTTGTAAGCGCTTATAAAGATTTTTCGGATTTCGATGATTTTACCAAGTTGTATAAAGAGGTTACTAATATCCGATTTTATACGACCAATCCGACGACTTTAAACAACTGGAACTTTATTCAACCTACAGATACTATTATCCAATCTTTTTGGTATCAAGAAGCGATGAACAAGAAAATGGACAGGAACAGTTGGTACGCAATCGAGGATGAAACCAAAAATAACGTTACCTATTTAAGCCTCGTACGAAAAATTTATTTTCCTAACTACCGTTCAAGTGGGGTCTTGGTGGTCAATGTGAATCCGGGTGAACTTCAGTCCATTGTAAGCAAAGAACTGTTTGACACGATGATTTTTGACAGTAGAGGCAGCATTGTGGCAGCCAAGAACACGGATTGGGTAGGTAAAAACGTTAGTGAATTAGACTTTGCCAAAGATTTTTTGAATAAACCGGAAGGGACCTACCAGACGCGATTTAATGGACAGGATTCCAAAATGCTTATTCAAGACTTGATCCCTGCACTAAGTGATAGTGGATTACGTATTGTATCCGTTTTCACTGTGGCGAGTATTGTTGGTAAAGCAAACCAAATCAGTTATATGGGTTTGTCCATCACGTTAATAAGTCTGGTTATTGTATTCGTGCTCATCTTTTTCCTTTCGAAAATGTTGACATCACGGATGCTTCATTTGAATCGGCAGATCAATAAAGTGGCTTTAGGGGATCTTAACGCAACGTCGGAAATCGATGGTCAGGATGAGATTGGGATGTTATCCAGACAATTTAATAATATGGTCAGAAGCATTAACGAGCTTATGGACGAAGTTCACCATTCGAATCGGGTCAATAACCAGTTAGAGCTAAGGCAGAAAGAGATTAAGCTGAAAATGATGGCCAGCCAGATTAATCCCCATTTTTTATTTAATGCATTGGAATCCATTCGGATGAAAGCTCATCTTAAAGGAGAAACCGAAATCTCGGGGATTGTCAGAACACTTGGGAAGTTGATGAGGAAAAAGCTTGAGATTATGGGAAGCCTGATTCCCCTGAAGGACGAGTTGGAAATGGTACGCGGCTATTTGGACATTCAGAAATTCCGCTTTGGTGATCGGCTGAATTATGAAATCCATATGGCACCAGAGGCAAGCATGATCAAGATTACACCATTAATTATCCAACCGATTGTAGAAAATGCGGTGGTTCATGGTTTGGAGTCTATCGAGAATAACGGAGTTGTTCGAATCTATGCGAGCGTTAGGGAGGCTCACTTGCAAATCGAAGTCACCGATAATGGGATGGGGATGAGTAGCCAGAGACTGCTGGAAATAGAACAAACGATGCAAGATACGGAAGATAAAGAAGAGCATAGAATTGGCATGCGCAATGTACATCAAAGATTGAATTTAATGTACGGGGAGGCATATGGCCTATCGATCAACACCAACGAAGGCAAGGGAACGAGGATTACCTTCTCCATACCGATCAAGGAGTGA
- a CDS encoding carbohydrate ABC transporter permease: MQTQFKRSNIDIGFDLFLYIVMTIAAIATLYPFLNVLAISFNESVDTVRGGIHIWPRAFTLENYESIFRFPGLIKGFQNSVLRTVIGSILGVISASMVAFVLARRDFQARKPFSMLFALTLYFSGGLIPSYMLMRDLHMINTFWVYIIPGMLGVWNVFIIRSYIDGLPYALQESAKIDGASDFTIYWRVILPLCKPVLATIALFIAVGHWNSWFDTFLYNSSNEKLTTLQYELMKVLQSTQSGNEAHNTNIVQNVAKVSPESIKMAITMVVSVPILLVYPFLQKYFVKGITLGAVKS, translated from the coding sequence ATGCAGACACAATTCAAGAGAAGTAATATCGACATTGGTTTCGACCTGTTTCTCTATATCGTCATGACTATCGCAGCGATTGCTACCTTATATCCCTTTCTGAACGTGTTAGCCATTTCTTTTAACGAATCTGTAGATACGGTAAGGGGCGGCATTCACATTTGGCCTCGCGCATTTACATTGGAAAATTATGAATCGATATTTCGTTTTCCCGGTCTGATCAAAGGTTTCCAAAATTCAGTTCTGCGTACAGTAATCGGTTCAATTTTAGGAGTAATTAGTGCTTCGATGGTTGCGTTTGTCTTGGCACGCAGAGATTTCCAAGCACGAAAACCGTTTTCCATGTTATTTGCGCTTACCCTATATTTCTCAGGCGGATTAATTCCCAGCTACATGCTGATGCGCGATCTGCACATGATCAATACATTCTGGGTCTATATTATTCCCGGCATGCTCGGAGTATGGAACGTATTCATTATTCGTTCTTATATTGACGGACTGCCCTACGCCTTGCAAGAATCGGCAAAAATCGATGGAGCCAGTGATTTTACGATTTATTGGAGGGTGATACTGCCGCTCTGCAAGCCAGTGTTGGCAACGATTGCCTTGTTCATTGCGGTTGGGCATTGGAACTCTTGGTTCGATACTTTTCTATATAATAGCTCGAATGAAAAGTTGACGACGCTGCAATATGAATTAATGAAGGTGCTGCAGAGTACACAAAGCGGCAACGAAGCGCACAATACCAATATTGTGCAAAATGTAGCAAAAGTATCGCCTGAGTCCATCAAAATGGCGATTACAATGGTTGTATCTGTACCGATTCTGCTTGTTTACCCATTTTTGCAAAAATATTTTGTTAAAGGGATTACGCTTGGTGCTGTGAAGAGTTAA
- a CDS encoding glycoside hydrolase family 2 protein has product MIRLFQTHRIRRIDELEGMWEFTTTSEDVEDSVFPTTYDFSLPVPGCWETHPRFQTYRGHGWYRRKVTVSRSGPIRFEFHGVSHTADVYFDGRLVAHHYNAYTPFSIVIPDAPEGMHELVIRVDNSFSEASALHVPNDYYTYGGIIRPAVFEEIAEVFVERVHVTPIYEDGEWSGAINVLVRNVSSTKRVIEIKGRLADVDFVVGTVEIEAESSIEISRTLAFPGVTPWSHESPQLYLLETRLYDQGIAEPIDDLIERVGFRIIRTEDGQIRLNGQEIKLKGVCRHEDHPLVGAALPLQLMVADLDLIEDMGANAIRTTHYPYDQRFLDLCDERGIYVWEENHARGLSLEQMRHPLFAEQCENCNREMVENHYNHPSIIIWGILNECSSDTDEGRVHYERQLRQLRHMDASRPLSYASHHHFSDICLDLADIVAFNVYPGWYVDDEPGHLSDRIKKWADQAGGTDKPFIMSEFGADGYYGFRAPPRVKGTEERQADIVGKALEHFLERPYISGMFIWQFCDCRVTEGTGWLLTRAMTQNSKGIVDAYRRPKLTYETVRDFYRKDG; this is encoded by the coding sequence ATGATCAGGCTGTTCCAAACGCATCGAATTCGCCGAATAGATGAGTTAGAGGGAATGTGGGAGTTCACAACCACTTCAGAAGATGTTGAGGACTCGGTTTTCCCAACGACATACGATTTCAGCTTACCCGTGCCAGGGTGTTGGGAAACGCATCCCCGATTTCAGACGTATCGTGGACACGGATGGTATCGACGGAAGGTTACGGTCTCGAGATCAGGACCTATACGATTCGAGTTTCACGGTGTAAGTCATACAGCTGATGTTTATTTCGACGGCCGACTTGTTGCGCATCATTACAATGCCTATACACCATTTTCTATTGTTATCCCTGATGCTCCGGAAGGCATGCATGAGTTGGTCATTAGGGTAGATAATTCGTTCTCTGAAGCATCGGCTTTACATGTTCCTAATGACTACTATACCTATGGGGGAATCATTCGTCCTGCTGTTTTTGAGGAGATTGCGGAAGTGTTTGTAGAGAGGGTACATGTTACCCCGATATATGAAGATGGGGAGTGGAGCGGGGCCATAAACGTTTTGGTGCGGAATGTTTCAAGTACAAAAAGAGTTATTGAAATTAAAGGACGACTCGCGGATGTCGATTTCGTTGTTGGCACTGTCGAAATTGAAGCAGAGTCATCGATAGAGATTTCCCGAACTTTGGCTTTTCCTGGTGTAACCCCTTGGTCGCATGAATCTCCCCAGCTGTATTTGCTGGAAACGCGGTTATATGATCAAGGTATCGCTGAACCCATTGATGACTTAATTGAACGTGTCGGCTTTCGTATTATAAGGACGGAAGATGGACAAATCCGTTTAAATGGGCAGGAGATCAAGTTAAAGGGAGTCTGCCGACATGAAGATCACCCTCTGGTTGGAGCTGCATTACCGCTGCAGCTGATGGTGGCTGATTTAGACCTGATCGAAGATATGGGTGCGAACGCAATTCGTACAACCCATTACCCGTACGATCAGCGGTTTCTTGATCTGTGTGATGAGCGCGGGATCTATGTGTGGGAGGAAAATCATGCACGCGGTTTGTCGCTGGAACAAATGCGCCACCCACTCTTTGCCGAGCAATGTGAGAACTGCAACCGTGAAATGGTTGAAAATCATTATAATCACCCTTCGATTATCATTTGGGGGATTCTTAACGAGTGCTCGAGCGATACGGATGAAGGGAGAGTGCACTATGAACGGCAGTTGAGACAACTTCGCCATATGGATGCGAGCAGACCTCTTAGCTACGCGTCGCATCATCACTTCAGCGACATATGCTTGGATTTGGCTGATATCGTCGCATTCAACGTATATCCGGGATGGTACGTAGATGATGAGCCAGGACACTTAAGTGACCGAATAAAGAAATGGGCGGATCAAGCAGGCGGAACAGATAAGCCATTCATTATGAGTGAGTTCGGCGCGGATGGCTACTATGGATTCCGCGCACCCCCACGAGTGAAAGGCACAGAAGAGCGCCAGGCAGATATTGTTGGTAAAGCATTGGAACACTTTCTGGAGCGTCCTTACATATCTGGCATGTTCATCTGGCAATTCTGCGATTGCCGGGTCACGGAAGGAACCGGATGGTTGCTGACAAGAGCGATGACACAGAACAGTAAAGGGATCGTGGATGCGTATCGCAGGCCCAAGCTAACGTATGAGACGGTGCGCGATTTTTACCGTAAAGATGGCTGA
- a CDS encoding sugar ABC transporter permease, which yields MIQQRYLYMMSIPFVIWVIIFSYLPVWGWLMAFQKFKPGKSILNQQWVGLDNFKQLFMDERFYLVLRNTLAMSILGLIVSFTVPIVFAVLMNELRGQLFKRSIQTISYLPHFVSWVVVASLVTKMLSIDGGINELLLKLHIIDQPMQFMAKGSWFWGIVTFSDMWKETGWNSIIFLAAMAGIDQEQYEAATVDGAGRFRRIWYITLPGIRTTFMVVFILSIGSLISIGFEKQFQLQNSLVTDYSEVLELYALKYGIQLGRFSFGTAVGIFSSVVSIMLVLTANTIYKKVTKETII from the coding sequence ATGATTCAGCAGCGGTATCTCTACATGATGTCTATCCCTTTTGTCATATGGGTTATTATTTTCAGTTACCTTCCCGTCTGGGGTTGGCTCATGGCATTCCAGAAATTCAAACCAGGGAAATCGATACTGAACCAGCAGTGGGTGGGGCTTGATAATTTCAAACAATTGTTCATGGATGAGAGATTTTACCTTGTATTGCGCAATACGCTCGCTATGAGTATCTTGGGGCTTATTGTTAGTTTTACAGTGCCTATCGTATTTGCAGTTCTGATGAATGAGTTGAGAGGACAGTTATTCAAACGCTCCATCCAAACAATCTCTTATTTACCCCATTTCGTATCCTGGGTAGTCGTAGCCAGCTTGGTAACGAAGATGCTTTCAATTGATGGAGGAATTAATGAGCTTCTGCTGAAGCTGCATATTATCGATCAACCTATGCAGTTTATGGCCAAGGGCAGTTGGTTTTGGGGTATTGTAACCTTTTCCGATATGTGGAAGGAAACAGGCTGGAACTCGATCATTTTCTTGGCTGCTATGGCGGGCATCGATCAGGAGCAATACGAAGCGGCTACTGTGGATGGAGCAGGCCGATTTCGTCGCATTTGGTACATTACGCTGCCAGGTATTCGGACAACTTTCATGGTCGTATTCATTTTATCGATTGGTAGTTTAATCAGTATCGGCTTTGAAAAGCAGTTTCAGCTGCAAAACTCGCTGGTGACCGATTATTCGGAAGTTCTTGAATTGTACGCGCTCAAATACGGGATTCAATTAGGACGATTCTCATTTGGTACGGCAGTTGGCATTTTCAGTTCAGTTGTAAGCATTATGCTTGTGTTAACTGCAAATACCATTTATAAGAAAGTCACCAAAGAGACCATTATCTAG